The DNA segment CAGCGGGCGCAGCGGACCGCCTCCTCGCCCACGCCCTCGACGCGGCTCTCGGGCCAGGGCGCGCCGCAGTTGGGGCAGCGCTTGTCGACGAAAGGGTCGTCGCCGAAGGCCTTGGGGTTGAGCGTCATGGTGCCGGTGGCGGCCGCGTGGGAGAGGACGCGCAGCCGCTCGATGGTGATGGCGACGGCGTCGCCGGGGCGCGCGCCCTCGACGTAGACCGGCTGGGTCACCTCGTGGCCGCCCTTGAAGTGCGGCGTGATCATGGGCCCCCAGCAGCCGGGCGGGGTGACGGCCCGGATGCGGCCGCCGCTGGGGATCCGCCCGAAGAAGCCGGCGCCGGGACCGATGAGGCCGCCGGTGTAGCGCGTCACCTGGATCTGGGGGACTTCCTCCACCCGCGTCGCCATGCGGAACCACCTCCTCGGGCGCCGTGCCGCCGGCGGGCCCCGGCCCGCCCGCCGCGGGGGACGCGCCCGGCGTCGGGCGCGCCGGCCGCCGGCGCGGCGCTCCGCGGAAGCACTTCGGCCCCGCCGGAGCGTCCCCTCCCTCCCGCCCGACCGCGACGGCCCCGGCGCGCACGCCGGCGGCGCGGCCTGCCTATGCATGGGGCGAGACGCGGACCGGGGGGCGGCGGGCGATGGAGGGGGAGGGGGCCGAGCGGGCGCACCTGGCGGCGCTGCTGGAGGAAGGGGAGCCGGCCGACTGGCGCGCGCTCGACCTGGACCGCCTCTGCGAAGCGGTCTCCTCCCTCCCCCTCTCCCCGGCCACCGCCGCCCTCTGGCAGGGCTACTGCCGGGAGCGGGCGGCCGTGGCGGCGGCGCGGCGCCGCGTCCTCGCCCCGGCGGCGCGCGCGCTTCTCCGCCTCGCTGCCCGCCACCTGGCCCCCCGGGGCTTCGAGCTGGCCGGCGGCGCCGCCCTGGCCGCCGTCCACCTGGGCCACCGGCGGGCGGTCGACCTGGACTTCTTCGCCCCCGGCGGCGCGGCCGGCGACCGCTTCCACCGGGCGGTGGAGGCCTTCGCCGCCGCCCTGGAGGCGGCCGGGCTCGGGCCGGTCGTCGAGGCGCAGGGCCCGGCCTTCGCCCGCCTGCGCGCGGGGCGGCCGCCGCTGGCGATGGAGCTGGCGACGCACGAGCCCTTCCGCCTCGAGCCGCCCGACGCCCGCCTGGAGGGGATGCCGGTCCACTCGCTGCCCGACCTGGCCGCCGACAAGGTGCTGGCCCTCTTCGGTCGGGCGGCCGAGCGCGACTACGTCGACCTCTACTTCCTGCTGGAGCGGCGCTACGAGCTGGAGGAGCTGATGGCGCTGGCTTTGCGGAAGGACGCGCGCTTCCGCCCCGGCCTCTTCGCCAGGATGCTGGCCCGGGCGGCGGAGCTCCCCCTGCGGCCGGAGGGCCTCCTCCTGCCCGCGGAGCCGGAGCGGGTGCGGGCGACGCTGGTGGCGGCCGCGCACCGGCTGCTCCGGCGGCGGCTGGGCGAGCGGTGAGCCCGCGGCGGGCGGGGTGGCGCGGGCGGGGCGGGCGCGGCGCGGGCGACGGAGGCGGCGGGGGCGGCGGGGGCGGGTACTTTCTCCCCGGCCACTTCCCGAAATGACGTCATGATAGCGGAAGTGACGTCATGATGGCGGTCCGAAGCGGGATCGATGGCGGTCTGTACCGGGGCCGACGGCCGCGCCTTTCGGCATGCTCTACGCTTGGTTCTCGGGTCCGCCCAACTTACGGAGTTTGTCGACGTAATCGAGGGCTCGTTTCGTCATTTCGCGAACTTCCATCTCGTCCAGAACGTCCTCGTAGAAATTGGCATTGAGCAGATTCAGCGCAGCAAACTCGTCTTTGATCCAGCTCTGGCCTTGCGCCTTCGCCAGTTCTCGCGTGAATTCCACCAGCTGCCGGTGCGTTCCAAGACCTATGCCTCTTCCGGCGGCAAGCGCCTTCACTTCGAGAGAAACGTACCCCCAGACCAGTTCGGAAACCTTTTGCCACTCGCCTCGTAGAGCCGCTTCCCGGGCGTTGTCGAAATAGCGGGCAGCGACCTCACGATAAGCTTGGGACTCTTCGGATGCATGCTCTACCGCCTCTCGAGCTGCCGGACCTCGCCTCGTCCGTCCACGATGAGCTCCAATTCTTTCTGGGCCAACGTGTGCCGGTAGATGATCTGCCATCCCCCGTCCCCGGTGGGCCTCGCTGAAGAGACCCCCATGAACATCACCGGGTAGCCCGCCAAGCGCAGGACTTCCGCACACTTCTGGAGTGCTTGTTCCATGGTCACCAACCACACCTCCAGGAGGGCCCGGCTCAAAGACGCAACTGCGCCGGCGGCCGGCCACAGCCGTGGACGGCACGGACCGCGCCGTGGGAAGGGTGGGAACGCGGCCTTCGACCCCATCGTATCCCCTACCCCGGCCAGGCGGCGACAGGGGCGGCTGTAGCAGGCGCACGAGGCGGGCTACTCCCGCCCGCCTCCCGGGAGGCCGGCCGACCCTCCCCTCCTCGCGGACGGGCGCCGCCCCCGCGGGACGTAGCGCCGGATCTCCGTCTCCGCCACGCCCAGTTCGGCGTTCAGCCGCCGCGCCAGGACGAAGAGCAGGTCCGAGAGCCGGTTGACGTAGCGGAGCGAGGCCGGGTTGAGCGGCGTGCTCCGCTGGAGCCCGACGGCGCGGCGCTCGGCGCGGCGGACCAGCGTGCGCGCCAGGTGCGCCCAGGCGGCGGGTTCGCTTCCTCCCGGAAGGACGAACTCCCGGAGGGGGGAGGGGTCCCAGGCGTCGATCCAGCCCTCCAGACGCTCTACGTGCTCGTCGCGGATGGCCGGCTCGCCGCGGTTCCACGCCCAGTCGAAGCCGACGTTGAAGAGGTCGTTCTGGATCGTCTCCAGCGCCCGGGCGGCCTCGGCGAGGAAGCCGCCGGCGGCCGCGCCGCCGCGGGCGGCGGCCTCGGCCTGGAGGCGGGCGCGGAGGAGGCCGAGGAGGGCGTTGGCTTCGTCCAGGGTGCCGTAGGCCTCGACGCGTGGGTCGTCCTTGGGCACCCGCTCGCCGAAGCCGACGGAGGTGGTGCCGGCGTCGCCGGTGCGCGTGTAGATCTTCGCCATGGCCTCGCTTCCTTTCGCGCCGCGGAGCTCGGGACGGCCGCCCGATCCTCCCGGGACGGCCGCCCCGTTCCCCGTTATACTGGGGCTCGTACAATCCCATCCACAACCGGGCAGGTGCCCCCGGTCCCGGCCGGGGGAGAATAGGGAAGTCCGGGGTAGCGGCCCGAAGGCCGCGGATCCGGCGCGGTCCCGCCACTGTGATTGCGGATGGGCCACCCGCGCACACGCCGCTCCGGCACGGCGGTGCGACCCCTCCACTGTCCCGCAACCCCCGGGGGAAGGCATCCCGGGAAGGCGGGGCGGGAAGGAGCGGGCGGCCCGATGAGGCATCAGCCAGGAGACCTGCCTGCCCGGTGGGAGCGTACAGACCCTTCGCGGAAAGGGGGTACGCGTCCGCCATGTACCGCGCGTACAAGCGGATCGCCCACCTCGTCGTCGCCGTCCTTCTTCTGTTCTCCGCCCCCCTCGGCCTCGCCGCCTGCGGCGGCAGCCCCTCGAAGCCGGACGCCTCCGCCGCCCGGCCGGCCGCCTCCGCTCTCGCCGGGAAGCCCGCCTCACCGGTCACGCGCTACCCGCTCCAGGTGGTGGACGACCTCGGCCGGAGCGTGCGGATCGAGCGCGCGCCGCGGCGCGTGGTCAGCCTCGGCCCGAGCAACACCCAGATCCTCTTCGCCGTCGGAGCGGGCTCCCGGGTGGTCGGGGTCGACCAGTTCAGCACCGAGCCGGCGGCGGCCCGGAAGCTCCCGAAGGTGGGCGGCCTCACCGACCCCGACTTCGAGGCGATCGTGGCCCGGCAGCCCGACCTGGTCCTGACCACCGACATCAACGCCCAGCCGGTGGTCCAGCGCCTGGAGTCGCTCCACGTCCCGGTGCTGGTCCTCAACCCCAAGACGCTCTCCGGCGTCCACCACGACATCGAGCTGGTGGGCCGCGTGCTCGACCTCCAGGCGCAGGCGGCGGCGGTGGTCCGCGCCATGACCGCCCGGGAAGAGCGGGTGGAGAGCCGGGTGGCGGACATCCCCGCCAGCCGGCGCGTCAAGGTCTACTACGAGGTCTGGGAGAACCCGGAGATGACGGCGGGCCCCGGCAGCTTCATCGACGACTTGATCCGGCGCGCCGGCGGCGTCAACATCGCCGACGACGCCCAGAGCCCCTGGCCCGAGTACAGCGTGGAGCGGATCGTGGCCCACGACCCGGACGTGATCCTCACGCCCTTCGCCGCCGGCTACCAGCAGCTCCTCCACGGCCAGCGGCCGGCCTGGAGCTCCATCCGCGCCGTCCGCCAGCACCGCGTCCACCTGGTGCCGCAGAACCTGGTCTCCCAGCCCGGCCCCGACCTGGTGCAGGCGCTGGAGCTGATCGCCCGGGACCTCTATCCGGACCGCTTCGCGGCCGGGTGGTGACGGCGCGTTCGGGGGCGGAGCGGGCGCGCGGCGGAGGTCAGAGCGTGCAGCGGAGCCGGCGCACCTCGCCGGGCGCCCAGCCCTCTTCCAGCTCCCGGCCGACCAGGCGCCGCCAGAGGAAGCGGAGCGGGCCCCCGTGCGTCACCACCGCCACCTCCGCCCCGGCCTCCCCGGGGGCGCCGGGCGCCGGCCCGGGGAGCCCCCCAAGGAGGCCGGGGAGTCCCTCCAGGAAGCGGGCCAGCCGCCCCTCCAGATCCCCGGCCCGCTCCCCGCCCGGCGGCGCCACCGCGAAGGGGTCGGCGCTCCAGGCGGCCCAGAGCTCCGGCCAGCCGCGCCGGGCTTCCTCGGCCGTCAGGCCGTCCCAGA comes from the Bacillota bacterium genome and includes:
- a CDS encoding nucleotidyl transferase AbiEii/AbiGii toxin family protein — encoded protein: MEGEGAERAHLAALLEEGEPADWRALDLDRLCEAVSSLPLSPATAALWQGYCRERAAVAAARRRVLAPAARALLRLAARHLAPRGFELAGGAALAAVHLGHRRAVDLDFFAPGGAAGDRFHRAVEAFAAALEAAGLGPVVEAQGPAFARLRAGRPPLAMELATHEPFRLEPPDARLEGMPVHSLPDLAADKVLALFGRAAERDYVDLYFLLERRYELEELMALALRKDARFRPGLFARMLARAAELPLRPEGLLLPAEPERVRATLVAAAHRLLRRRLGER
- a CDS encoding helical backbone metal receptor, whose translation is MYRAYKRIAHLVVAVLLLFSAPLGLAACGGSPSKPDASAARPAASALAGKPASPVTRYPLQVVDDLGRSVRIERAPRRVVSLGPSNTQILFAVGAGSRVVGVDQFSTEPAAARKLPKVGGLTDPDFEAIVARQPDLVLTTDINAQPVVQRLESLHVPVLVLNPKTLSGVHHDIELVGRVLDLQAQAAAVVRAMTAREERVESRVADIPASRRVKVYYEVWENPEMTAGPGSFIDDLIRRAGGVNIADDAQSPWPEYSVERIVAHDPDVILTPFAAGYQQLLHGQRPAWSSIRAVRQHRVHLVPQNLVSQPGPDLVQALELIARDLYPDRFAAGW
- a CDS encoding histidine phosphatase family protein, translating into MTPLVLWLLRHGEVEGNREFRLLGQRGDPPLTRQGRAEAWRAARKLAARPLRAVLSSDLRRARETAEAVARPHQLRPIFLPELRELDFGLWDGLTAEEARRGWPELWAAWSADPFAVAPPGGERAGDLEGRLARFLEGLPGLLGGLPGPAPGAPGEAGAEVAVVTHGGPLRFLWRRLVGRELEEGWAPGEVRRLRCTL
- a CDS encoding cob(I)yrinic acid a,c-diamide adenosyltransferase is translated as MAKIYTRTGDAGTTSVGFGERVPKDDPRVEAYGTLDEANALLGLLRARLQAEAAARGGAAAGGFLAEAARALETIQNDLFNVGFDWAWNRGEPAIRDEHVERLEGWIDAWDPSPLREFVLPGGSEPAAWAHLARTLVRRAERRAVGLQRSTPLNPASLRYVNRLSDLLFVLARRLNAELGVAETEIRRYVPRGRRPSARRGGSAGLPGGGRE